Proteins from one Spirochaetota bacterium genomic window:
- a CDS encoding deoxyguanosinetriphosphate triphosphohydrolase translates to MKKIDRLYIEDIEDRFLAPYAAKSKNSRGRVHEEELHQYRSDFQRDRERIIHSRAFRRLEYKTQVFVNHEGDHYRTRLTHTIEVAQIARAIARTLQLNEDLAEAIALAHDLGHTPFGHSGEKELNELMKDEDGFEHNRQSLRVIEKIEERYKDFSGLNLTWETREGIIKHSSHHDQPEVSDYMAEERPSIEAQIIDLADEIAYNNHDLDDGISSGMLKLEDIQGLNIWEMVVGSIRRKGHLPENRKLMVSTIIREIINTLVTDVINTTRENIERLSIQHYMDVRRSSVNLVGFSSEIENANDELKNFLDEKLYQHYRVVRMSIKARKVVRELFTLYLEFPNALPFDYFKRIEVDGLKRTISDYIAGMTDRYALEEHQRLTEPMIKV, encoded by the coding sequence ATGAAGAAGATAGATAGGTTATACATTGAAGATATTGAAGATAGATTTCTAGCCCCCTATGCTGCAAAGTCCAAAAACAGCAGGGGGAGAGTGCATGAGGAGGAGTTACATCAGTACAGGTCAGATTTTCAAAGGGATAGAGAGAGAATTATTCACTCAAGGGCGTTTAGAAGGCTTGAATACAAGACACAGGTTTTTGTGAATCATGAGGGGGATCATTATAGAACGAGATTAACGCATACAATAGAGGTGGCTCAAATTGCTCGCGCTATTGCCAGAACCCTTCAATTAAACGAGGATCTGGCAGAGGCCATTGCCCTTGCCCATGATCTGGGACATACGCCTTTTGGGCATTCTGGAGAAAAAGAGCTGAATGAATTGATGAAGGATGAAGATGGATTTGAACACAACAGGCAAAGCCTCAGGGTAATTGAAAAGATTGAAGAGAGGTATAAAGATTTTTCCGGATTAAACCTAACCTGGGAGACGAGGGAGGGTATCATTAAGCATTCCTCCCATCATGATCAGCCTGAGGTATCCGATTATATGGCTGAGGAACGCCCCTCAATCGAGGCTCAGATAATTGATTTGGCTGATGAGATTGCCTATAATAACCATGATCTGGATGACGGCATTAGTTCAGGTATGCTTAAGCTTGAAGACATACAAGGGCTGAATATATGGGAGATGGTGGTTGGATCTATTCGCAGGAAGGGCCATCTCCCAGAGAATAGAAAGCTTATGGTGAGTACAATTATTAGGGAGATTATCAATACCCTGGTTACAGACGTGATCAATACCACAAGAGAAAATATTGAAAGACTATCTATTCAGCACTATATGGATGTTAGGAGGTCTTCTGTAAACCTGGTCGGTTTTAGTAGTGAAATTGAGAATGCTAATGATGAGTTAAAAAATTTTCTTGATGAAAAGCTATACCAGCATTATCGCGTTGTACGGATGAGCATTAAGGCCAGGAAGGTCGTCCGTGAACTCTTTACGCTCTACCTGGAGTTCCCCAATGCTTTGCCCTTTGACTATTTTAAAAGAATTGAGGTTGATGGACTTAAACGAACGATCTCAGATTATATTGCTGGAATGACTGATCGATACGCCCTGGAAGAGCATCAGAGATTGACAGAACCTATGATTAAGGTTTGA
- a CDS encoding DUF1285 domain-containing protein, with translation MSEEYPDIPEYIKKMIASGRKIDEIRIDRDGNWFHNGEPFTNKKIINYFNNSIDITEDGTYVLRYSRFVYPILVEDVPFFISGVRFEGSGNTEKAIITFTSREEEELDVRTLQYKHEVGLYCRVRKGRMPAKFRRSPSFQILDRLEENEDIYYLNISGNKIVLKEKMEDE, from the coding sequence ATGAGTGAGGAATATCCTGATATCCCGGAATATATTAAAAAGATGATTGCTTCTGGGAGAAAAATTGATGAGATAAGGATAGACAGGGATGGCAATTGGTTTCACAATGGTGAACCATTTACAAATAAAAAGATTATCAATTATTTTAATAATTCAATTGATATAACAGAGGATGGAACATACGTGCTTAGATATAGTAGATTTGTCTATCCTATACTTGTTGAAGATGTGCCATTCTTCATCTCAGGTGTGAGATTTGAAGGGAGTGGAAATACTGAAAAGGCGATCATAACCTTTACCTCCAGGGAGGAAGAGGAATTGGATGTGAGAACTCTGCAGTATAAACATGAGGTTGGGCTCTATTGTCGTGTTAGAAAAGGAAGGATGCCAGCCAAATTCAGGCGTTCTCCATCTTTTCAGATTCTCGACAGGCTTGAGGAGAACGAGGATATATACTATCTCAATATCAGCGGAAATAAGATTGTGCTCAAGGAGAAGATGGAGGATGAGTAA
- a CDS encoding nitronate monooxygenase, with the protein MEWNTKITELLGCKYPIIQGAYHGFGTSALAAPVSEAGAFGLITASALHTPEKLREDIQRARSMTDKPFGINLTIGLFPGMEEMMEVAIEEKIPVVETAAFKAEEYGKKLKQAGIKWIHKVATVKHAVTAEKYGADAVVIVGLEGTGFKHISQLPTLVNISWATRLIKIPIIAAGGIADAHGFLASLCLGAEGVYLGTAFMATKECPISDRFKEALVKADPTDPKYRDRCLAPPKAEEYERAMQKRGKVATHEWLRELEMTLLKSTSEERDSMKDIDSMDMSEEILRSAGGSLAVAAIDRVLSVKELIDAIIKEAEEILHSGKFPTGA; encoded by the coding sequence GTGGAATGGAATACAAAGATTACAGAGCTTCTGGGATGCAAATATCCAATTATCCAGGGAGCGTATCACGGATTTGGAACCTCTGCCTTGGCGGCCCCTGTATCTGAGGCTGGCGCATTTGGATTAATTACAGCCTCAGCCCTCCATACACCTGAAAAGCTGAGAGAGGATATACAGAGAGCCAGGTCTATGACCGATAAACCCTTTGGTATAAACTTAACCATAGGTCTTTTCCCTGGCATGGAAGAGATGATGGAGGTAGCAATAGAGGAGAAGATCCCTGTGGTGGAGACCGCCGCCTTTAAGGCTGAAGAGTATGGTAAAAAGCTCAAACAAGCCGGCATCAAATGGATTCATAAGGTTGCAACCGTGAAACACGCTGTAACAGCCGAGAAGTATGGCGCTGATGCTGTGGTTATTGTTGGCCTTGAGGGAACCGGTTTTAAGCATATTTCCCAACTCCCCACCCTCGTTAATATATCCTGGGCAACAAGGCTGATAAAGATACCCATCATAGCAGCCGGAGGCATTGCTGATGCTCATGGCTTTTTGGCATCCCTTTGTCTAGGCGCTGAAGGGGTATATCTGGGGACTGCATTTATGGCCACTAAGGAGTGTCCAATCTCAGATCGATTTAAGGAAGCTCTCGTTAAAGCTGATCCCACTGACCCGAAATATAGAGACAGATGCCTAGCCCCCCCAAAAGCTGAGGAATATGAGAGGGCTATGCAAAAAAGGGGAAAGGTTGCGACTCATGAATGGCTGCGAGAACTAGAGATGACGCTCCTTAAAAGCACCTCTGAAGAAAGGGACTCGATGAAGGATATTGATAGCATGGACATGTCAGAAGAGATACTACGGTCAGCCGGAGGTTCTTTGGCTGTTGCAGCCATTGACAGGGTTTTAAGCGTAAAGGAACTCATTGATGCTATAATCAAAGAAGCCGAGGAGATACTTCATAGCGGCAAGTTTCCTACTGGAGCATAG
- the polA gene encoding DNA polymerase I: MRKRLFVIDGHALSYRAYYAFIKNPLTNSKGQNTSAIYGFARMLLKLIDEESPDYLIVAFDPPGRSFRFRLYPEYKANRQKMPDDLRPQIDEIKNMLSIMGIMCIVEEDYEADDVLGTIAKKYSGKDIEVVLVTGDKDAYQLVNDNVKIYANKRGITEFEIYDVKGVTEKLGIRPDQVIDYMALMGDSTDNIPGVLGIGEKTAQKLIGQYDHLEGVYEHIDEIKGAKIKESILNNQEMAFLSRDLVTIRDSLPIEIDIDKIAKPDLNSDKTKEYFYKMEMMSIIKERFPEEEGREIEEKSDIRKDYRIISSRNDLEGVIYLINQKGEVSIDTETTSLHPIEAELVGISLSINENEGWYIPIRGHMDDVNITKESSLDLLRQALEDPEIKKIGQNIKYDIIILKNEGIDMKGIFFDTMVASYLLNPTERRHNLDDLAWKYLNYKTISYEELVGKGKKAISIIDVPLDRLSEYAIEDADVAYRLYKILKHKLKEGMLDRLFYDIEMPLVNVLATMEWNGVRVDLNYFEDLSIENQRLLGEVEETIYSIVGERFNINSTRELSRILFEKLGLKPVKKTKTGFSTDITVLEALKARHEIIPHLISYRTLSKLKNTYTDSLPKITSRKTGRIHTSYNQTVVATGRLSSSDPNLQNIPIKDEFGKRIRRAFVSDKECLLLSADYSQIELRLAAHLSEDENMIKAFKEGMDIHNLTASNIFHTAIGSITNEMRRQAKIINFATIYGVSPYGLSQQADISVKEAAEFIKMYFEIYPGFKRYVEESIAFARENGYVTTLLGRKRFIPEINSESSFAREGAERIAINTPIQGASADLIKRAMINIQKRLCQEDYNSRMILQVHDELVFEVPIEEKDDMERVVRIEMEEAIILKVPVIVDVGWGKTWAEAH; the protein is encoded by the coding sequence ATGAGAAAGAGATTATTTGTCATTGATGGACATGCGCTCTCTTATAGAGCTTATTATGCATTCATCAAAAATCCCTTGACTAACTCCAAGGGGCAGAATACCTCCGCAATTTATGGTTTTGCTAGGATGCTGTTAAAGCTCATTGATGAAGAGAGCCCTGATTACCTTATCGTTGCATTTGACCCGCCGGGGAGGTCTTTCAGGTTTAGGCTTTATCCGGAATACAAGGCCAATCGTCAAAAGATGCCGGATGATCTTAGACCTCAGATTGACGAGATAAAGAATATGCTATCCATTATGGGTATTATGTGCATAGTGGAGGAGGATTACGAAGCGGATGATGTGCTGGGTACCATAGCGAAAAAGTATTCAGGAAAGGATATTGAGGTGGTGCTTGTTACAGGGGATAAGGATGCCTATCAGCTTGTAAATGACAATGTGAAAATATATGCTAATAAAAGGGGGATTACGGAATTTGAGATCTATGATGTTAAGGGGGTCACTGAGAAGCTTGGTATTAGACCTGATCAGGTAATAGATTATATGGCTCTTATGGGTGACTCAACTGACAATATACCAGGGGTGCTTGGAATTGGAGAAAAGACCGCACAGAAGCTGATTGGTCAGTATGATCATCTGGAAGGCGTCTATGAACATATTGATGAGATAAAAGGTGCAAAGATTAAGGAATCAATCCTGAATAATCAGGAAATGGCATTTCTTAGCAGGGATCTCGTTACCATACGTGACAGTCTTCCCATTGAGATAGATATTGATAAGATAGCCAAACCAGATCTGAACTCGGATAAGACTAAAGAGTACTTTTATAAAATGGAGATGATGTCAATCATCAAGGAACGCTTCCCGGAAGAGGAGGGAAGAGAAATTGAGGAGAAGAGTGATATTAGAAAGGATTATCGGATAATCTCTAGCAGAAATGATCTTGAAGGGGTGATTTATCTGATAAATCAAAAGGGAGAGGTCTCGATAGACACTGAGACAACATCACTTCATCCTATAGAGGCGGAACTGGTAGGGATATCACTATCCATTAATGAGAATGAGGGTTGGTATATTCCCATTCGTGGCCACATGGATGACGTAAATATTACTAAAGAATCATCATTGGATCTCTTAAGACAGGCATTAGAAGACCCAGAGATTAAAAAAATTGGGCAGAACATTAAGTATGATATAATTATATTGAAGAATGAGGGAATTGATATGAAGGGAATATTTTTTGATACAATGGTCGCTTCATATCTTCTCAATCCAACAGAACGACGTCATAATCTTGATGATCTTGCATGGAAATATTTAAATTATAAAACCATAAGTTACGAGGAATTGGTTGGTAAAGGCAAAAAAGCGATCTCTATTATAGATGTGCCCCTTGACAGGTTGTCGGAATATGCTATTGAGGATGCTGATGTTGCATATAGATTGTATAAAATATTAAAGCATAAGCTAAAGGAAGGGATGCTTGATAGACTCTTTTATGATATTGAGATGCCCCTTGTGAATGTTTTGGCAACTATGGAGTGGAATGGGGTAAGGGTTGATCTGAATTATTTTGAAGATCTTTCCATTGAGAATCAGAGATTGCTAGGCGAGGTGGAGGAGACGATCTATTCCATAGTTGGCGAGAGATTTAACATCAACTCAACAAGAGAGTTGTCGAGGATCCTCTTTGAAAAGTTGGGATTGAAACCGGTTAAGAAAACCAAAACTGGTTTTTCAACAGATATCACAGTTCTTGAGGCATTGAAGGCAAGGCACGAGATAATACCTCATTTAATATCATATAGAACATTAAGCAAGCTTAAGAACACTTATACTGACTCATTGCCAAAAATTACATCCAGGAAGACAGGCAGAATCCACACATCCTATAATCAGACTGTTGTGGCTACTGGAAGGTTGTCTTCCTCTGATCCCAATCTTCAGAATATTCCCATAAAGGACGAATTTGGTAAGAGAATAAGAAGGGCGTTTGTCTCTGATAAGGAGTGCCTTCTTTTGTCAGCTGATTATTCTCAGATAGAACTCCGTTTGGCTGCGCATTTATCAGAGGATGAGAATATGATCAAGGCCTTCAAGGAGGGTATGGATATACACAATCTGACGGCCTCAAATATCTTTCACACCGCGATTGGTTCTATTACTAATGAGATGAGGAGGCAGGCAAAGATTATTAATTTTGCTACTATTTACGGTGTATCACCCTATGGACTATCTCAACAGGCAGATATATCAGTAAAGGAGGCTGCTGAATTTATAAAAATGTATTTTGAGATATATCCCGGATTTAAGAGGTATGTTGAGGAGTCAATTGCCTTTGCCAGAGAGAATGGATATGTAACAACCCTTTTAGGGCGCAAGCGATTCATTCCTGAGATCAATTCTGAATCATCCTTTGCAAGGGAAGGGGCAGAAAGGATTGCGATAAATACACCGATCCAAGGAGCCTCTGCAGATCTCATCAAGAGAGCAATGATAAACATACAGAAGCGATTATGCCAGGAGGATTATAATTCAAGGATGATCCTCCAGGTGCATGATGAACTGGTATTTGAGGTACCTATTGAGGAAAAGGATGATATGGAGAGGGTTGTAAGGATAGAGATGGAAGAGGCTATCATACTTAAGGTGCCTGTGATTGTAGATGTGGGTTGGGGTAAAACATGGGCTGAGGCACATTAA
- a CDS encoding sigma-70 family RNA polymerase sigma factor, giving the protein MDEGIYTDEQIIKKILHGEVDLYKIIVEKYQQYIFNLGMRFHKNREDAYDFVQDVFLKAYEKLHTFRGTSKYFSWLVRIAYNHGINSAKTKIIDSSLVETYIKSDDATPEETHLREELRKALLKAVEALPEKYRLCIDLYFFYGLSYREIEMITDIPLNTIKSNMLRAKIILRDTLRGGIADEHHKL; this is encoded by the coding sequence ATGGATGAAGGCATCTATACTGATGAACAGATTATTAAAAAAATTCTTCATGGAGAAGTTGATCTTTACAAGATTATCGTTGAAAAATATCAGCAATATATATTCAACCTCGGGATGCGATTTCATAAAAATAGGGAGGACGCATACGATTTTGTACAGGATGTATTTCTAAAGGCTTATGAAAAGCTTCATACATTTAGGGGAACCTCAAAATATTTTTCCTGGCTTGTGAGAATTGCATATAATCATGGAATTAACTCAGCAAAGACAAAAATAATTGACTCAAGCTTAGTCGAAACTTATATTAAAAGTGATGATGCGACACCAGAAGAAACCCACTTAAGGGAAGAATTAAGAAAGGCTCTATTAAAGGCAGTAGAGGCATTGCCCGAAAAATACAGATTGTGCATAGATTTATATTTCTTCTATGGACTTTCCTACAGGGAAATAGAAATGATTACAGATATTCCCTTGAACACAATAAAATCAAATATGCTCAGGGCAAAAATTATATTAAGGGATACACTTCGAGGAGGTATTGCTGATGAACATCATAAATTGTGA
- a CDS encoding DUF6249 domain-containing protein, whose translation MESVPSVAAQIIVTIIPIVGIVAGFTIFFFYMLWDHKRKVLMIEKGIEQKSLDLESLSLLSGLILFAIGLSLTLFFYIKEGISYSILGGLFPLSIGLSLIIFFVTKITTKDG comes from the coding sequence ATGGAATCTGTTCCATCAGTTGCCGCACAAATAATAGTTACTATAATACCTATTGTGGGTATTGTTGCTGGATTCACAATCTTTTTTTTTTACATGCTATGGGATCATAAACGCAAGGTGTTAATGATCGAGAAGGGTATTGAGCAGAAATCCCTGGATCTTGAATCCTTGAGTTTGTTATCAGGACTAATTCTTTTTGCTATTGGATTGAGCCTTACCCTCTTCTTTTATATAAAAGAGGGGATAAGTTATAGCATCCTTGGTGGATTATTCCCCTTGTCAATTGGTCTCAGTCTAATAATATTCTTTGTGACAAAAATAACAACAAAAGATGGATGA
- a CDS encoding radical SAM protein, which translates to MKIKVLLLYPEIPITYWSFKYGIAFVGKKGYFPPLGLLTIAAMLPDDYEVKLIDMNISKLNEDDILDSDIVFISSMIIQKKSFDEAVRMCNRLGKPIVAGGPYATSTYKKIEGIDHFVLNEAETTLPAFLSDFRCGKAKRIYTDATKPDITSTPVPRFDLTNMNQYAAICLQFSRGCPFNCEFCDITEMFGRKTRTKSKEQFIKEMNCAYNTGFRGCLFIVDDNFIGNKKNVKMLLPAIIKWQRERRYPFSLITQTSIDLAQDEELMNMMIDAGFDSVFLGIETPVKESLKLTKKNQNLKSDMLESIITIQKKGMEVMGGFIIGFDNDPDNIFDLQIDFIQKAGIPSAMTGILMALPNTQLYRRLKSEDRIIEDSSGNNTHHMQINFQPKMDMESLLIGYKYLISEIYKPEKYFERCLTLIKRLPVSKFSYIGSWRYVRALLLSMIRQSFSNYGYHYLKFITKGMLTNPRHFTTIIRLAIFGHHYFTITRELLTADSFKNHLDELTQSLRDRMAGMSVSNFDDALKKIQSFRNILVAQVQNEYFSIHKDFRMLVEDSLKYFHKITEEVISEWENTWCASDL; encoded by the coding sequence ATGAAGATAAAGGTTCTGCTGCTTTATCCTGAAATCCCTATAACCTATTGGAGTTTTAAATATGGGATTGCCTTTGTTGGCAAAAAAGGGTACTTCCCTCCTTTAGGTTTGCTTACAATTGCTGCCATGTTACCAGATGACTATGAAGTTAAATTGATTGATATGAATATCTCAAAACTAAATGAAGATGATATTCTTGATTCGGATATTGTTTTTATTTCTTCAATGATCATTCAAAAAAAATCTTTCGATGAAGCTGTTAGGATGTGCAATAGATTAGGGAAACCGATTGTTGCAGGAGGCCCCTATGCCACCTCTACATATAAGAAGATTGAGGGCATCGATCACTTCGTGTTAAATGAAGCAGAGACAACCCTACCCGCCTTTTTGAGTGATTTCCGTTGCGGCAAGGCAAAGCGTATCTATACCGATGCGACTAAACCAGATATTACATCAACCCCTGTTCCTCGATTCGATTTAACAAATATGAACCAATATGCTGCTATCTGTTTGCAGTTTTCTAGGGGATGCCCCTTTAACTGTGAGTTTTGCGATATTACTGAGATGTTTGGACGAAAAACTCGCACTAAGTCAAAAGAACAATTCATAAAAGAAATGAATTGCGCTTATAATACTGGATTTCGCGGTTGTCTTTTTATTGTAGACGACAATTTTATTGGAAACAAAAAAAATGTAAAAATGCTTCTCCCAGCTATTATAAAATGGCAAAGGGAGCGCAGATATCCCTTTTCACTTATCACCCAGACCAGCATTGATTTAGCCCAGGATGAGGAATTGATGAACATGATGATAGATGCAGGTTTTGACAGTGTATTTCTGGGTATAGAGACTCCAGTTAAAGAATCCTTGAAACTTACTAAAAAAAATCAAAACCTTAAGTCTGATATGCTTGAAAGCATAATAACAATCCAGAAAAAGGGCATGGAGGTAATGGGTGGATTCATCATAGGCTTTGATAATGATCCTGATAATATCTTTGACTTACAGATTGATTTCATACAAAAAGCTGGAATTCCTTCAGCCATGACAGGGATACTTATGGCACTGCCCAATACCCAGCTTTACAGGAGACTAAAATCTGAGGATCGAATAATTGAGGATTCATCAGGCAACAATACTCATCACATGCAGATTAATTTTCAGCCGAAGATGGATATGGAATCACTTCTAATAGGATATAAATACCTGATATCAGAGATTTATAAACCCGAAAAATATTTTGAACGATGCCTCACTCTAATAAAAAGATTGCCTGTGAGCAAATTTTCATATATCGGTTCATGGAGATATGTAAGAGCCCTGCTACTATCTATGATAAGGCAATCCTTTTCTAATTATGGCTATCATTATTTAAAATTTATAACAAAAGGGATGCTTACAAATCCAAGACATTTTACTACAATTATTCGATTAGCTATATTTGGACATCACTACTTTACAATTACTCGAGAATTACTAACAGCAGATAGCTTTAAAAACCATTTAGATGAACTTACTCAATCATTACGCGATAGAATGGCTGGTATGTCCGTATCCAACTTTGATGATGCGCTAAAAAAAATACAAAGTTTTAGAAATATTTTAGTTGCACAAGTACAGAATGAGTATTTTAGTATACATAAAGATTTCCGTATGTTGGTTGAGGACTCATTGAAATATTTTCATAAAATCACAGAAGAAGTAATCTCGGAATGGGAAAATACTTGGTGTGCAAGTGATCTATAA